A genomic region of Plasmodium falciparum 3D7 genome assembly, chromosome: 11 contains the following coding sequences:
- a CDS encoding AP2 domain transcription factor, putative produces MNLFYNLINSIKRKNENKKFYIQFCKKRFHISTIYQHRKKSICLNSIQNNSSVNNNICIVKSEKQEIDKNNSDFIQYVFKWGIGNKFRSDPENRYHPVHLKRSKEVTIRKDYFDNVNENIRYEELNEQWEVYWFENNKLNAKPFPVKKFGINDAKREAIKFYESLKVQQRIMPKPKYESGVEGVHYDIITNCWVAFYRSNNFPVCRSFSAEYHGFETAKQMAIERVEKHKK; encoded by the exons atgaatttattttataaccTAATTAACtcaataaaaagaaaaaatgaaaacaagAAATTTTACATccaattttgtaaaaaacgATTTCATATAAGCACAATATATCAACATAGGAAAAAATCAATATGTTTAAATtcaatacaaaataattcaagtgtaaataataatatatgtattgtaAAAAGTGAAAAACAAGAAATAGATAAAAACAATTCTGATTTTATTCAATATGTTTTTAAATGGGGAATAGGAAATAAATTTCGTTCCGATCCAGAAAACAG ATATCATCCAGTACATTTAAAACGCTCCAAAGAAGTAACTATAAGAAAAGACTACTTTGATAATGTTAATGAAAACATAAGGTATGAAGAATTAAATGAACAATGGGAAGTATATTGgtttgaaaataataaactaaATGCAAAACCCTTTCCTGTTAAAAAGTTTGGAATAAATGATGCAAAAAGGGAAGCAATCAAATTTTATGAATCCTTAAAg gTACAACAACGTATAATGCCAAAACCTAAATACGAATCTGGCGTTGAAG GTGTTCACTATGATATTATTACCAACTGTTGGGTTGCCTTTTATCGTTCAAACAACTTCCCTGTTTGCAGATCTTTCTCAGCTGAATATCATGGATTTGAAACTGCTAAACAGATGGCCATAGAAAGAGTTGAAAAACACAAGaagtaa
- a CDS encoding peptidyl-prolyl cis-trans isomerase — MNKLVSIILVIFFLFHKYALCAEEHEITHKTYFDITIDDKPLGRIVFGLYGKVAPKTVENFVSICKGTVVDGKMLHYTNSIFHRIIPNFMAQGGDITNFNGTGGLSIYGKKFEDENFKVNHSKRGLLSMANAGKNTNGSQFFILFIPTPWLDGRHVVFGEVVEGLDKLVHIEAVGTDSGEPLKRVLVKESGELPL; from the exons atgaataaatta GTGTCAATCATTTTAgttatattctttttgttCCATAAATATGCTTTATGCGCCGAGGAACATGAAATTACTCACAAA acCTATTTTGATATAACTATCGATGACAAGCCACTTGGAAGAATCGTATTTGGTTTATATGGAAAGGTAGCCCCCAAGACAGTAGAAAATTTTGTAAGTATATGTAAAGGGACGGTTGTAGATGGAAAAATGTTACACTATACGAATTCTATTTTTCATCGTATAATACCCAATTTTATGGCTCAAGGAGGAGACATTACTAATTTTAATGGTACTGGTGGTTTAAGTatttatggaaaaaaattTGAAGATGAAAATTTTAAAGTAAATCATAGTAAAAGAGGATTATTATCAATGGCTAATGCAGGAAAAAATACCAATGGAAGccaattctttatattatttattcctACTCCATGGCTTGATGGAAGACATGTAGTTTTTGGTGAAGTAGTTGAAGGGTTAGATAAATTAGTACATATTGAAGCTGTAGGAACAGATTCTGGTGAACCATTAAAGAGAGTATTGGTTAAAGAATCAGGAGAATTGCCATTGtaa
- a CDS encoding cysteine proteinase falcipain 2a — protein MDYNMDYAPHEVISQQGERFVDKYVDRKILKNKKSLLVIISLSVLSVVGFVLFYFTPNSRKSDLFKNSSVENNNDDYIINSLLKSPNGKKFIVSKIDEALSFYDSKKNDINKYNEGNNNNNADFKGLSLFKENTPSNNFIHNKDYFINFFDNKFLMNNAEHINQFYMFIKTNNKQYNSPNEMKERFQVFLQNAHKVNMHNNNKNSLYKKELNRFADLTYHEFKNKYLSLRSSKPLKNSKYLLDQMNYEEVIKKYKGNENFDHAAYDWRLHSGVTPVKDQKNCGSCWAFSSIGSVESQYAIRKNKLITLSEQELVDCSFKNYGCNGGLINNAFEDMIELGGICTDDDYPYVSDAPNLCNIDRCTEKYGIKNYLSVPDNKLKEALRFLGPISISVAVSDDFAFYKEGIFDGECGDQLNHAVMLVGFGMKEIVNPLTKKGEKHYYYIIKNSWGQQWGERGFINIETDESGLMRKCGLGTDAFIPLIE, from the coding sequence ATGGATTACAACATGGATTATGCTCCCCATGAAGTAATTTCTCAACAAGGAGAAAGATTTGTTGACAAATATGTTGATAgaaaaattttaaagaataaaaaatcattgttagttattatttcattatctGTACTTTCAGTTGTtggttttgttttattttattttactccAAATTCTAGAAAAAgtgatttatttaaaaactcTTCagttgaaaataataatgatgactatataataaatagcTTGCTAAAAAGCCCTAATGGCAAGAAATTTATCGTCTCAAAAATTGATGAAGCCTTATCATTCTATGATAGTAAAAAGAatgacataaataaatacaacgaaggtaataacaacaataatgcTGACTTTAAAGGTCTTAGCttatttaaagaaaacaCACCatcaaataattttattcataataaagattattttataaatttttttgataataaatTCTTAATGAATAATGCAGAACATATAAAccaattttatatgtttattaaaactaataataaacaatataattcTCCAAATGAAATGAAGGAAAGATTTCAAGTATTCTTACAAAATGCACACAAAGTAAATATgcataacaataataaaaatagtttatataaaaaagaattaaacaGATTTGCCGATTTAACTTATCATGaatttaaaaacaaatatctTAGTTTAAGATCTTCAAAACCATTAAAGAAttctaaatatttattagatCAAATGAATTATGAAgaagttataaaaaaatataaaggaaatgaaaattttgatCATGCAGCTTATGATTGGAGATTACATAGTGGTGTAACACCTGTAAAGGATCAAAAAAATTGTGGATCTTGCTGGGCCTTTAGTAGTATAGGTTCCGTAGAATCACAATATGCTatcagaaaaaataaattaataaccTTAAGTGAACAAGAATTAGTAGATTgttcatttaaaaattatggtTGTAATGGAGGTCTCATTAATAATGCCTTTGAGGATATGATTGAACTTGGGGGTATATGTACAGATGATGATTATCCATATGTAAGTGATGCTCCaaatttatgtaatatagaTAGATGTACTGAAAAATATGGAatcaaaaattatttatccGTACcagataataaattaaaagaagcACTTAGATTCTTGGGACCTATTAGTATTAGTGTAGCCGTATCAGATGATTTTGCTTTTTACAAAGAAGGTATTTTCGATGGAGAATGTGGTGATCAATTAAATCATGCCGTTATGCTTGTAGGTTTTGGTATGAAAGAAATTGTTAATCCATTAACCAAGAAAGGAgaaaaacattattattatataattaagaaCTCATGGGGACAACAATGGGGAGAAAGAGGTTTCATAAATATTGAAACAGATGAATCAGGATTAATGAGAAAATGTGGATTAGGTACTGATGCATTCATTCCATTAATTGAATAA
- a CDS encoding cysteine proteinase falcipain 2b, with the protein MDYHMDYIPNEVISHQGERFVDKYVDRKILKNKKSLLVIISLSVLSVVGFILFYFTPNFRKSDLFKNSSVENNNDDYIINSLLKSPNGKKFIVSKIDEALSFYDNKMKDINKNNNNNTSSDFKGLSLFKENKPSNNFIHNENYFINVFDHKFLMNNVEHINQFYTFIKTNNKQYNSPNEMKERFQVFLQNAHKVKMHNNNKKSLYKKELNRFADLTYHEFKSKYLTLRSSKPLKNSKYLLDQINYDAVIKKYKGNENFDHAAYDWRLHSGVTPVKDQKNCGSCWAFSSIGSVESQYAIRKNKLITLSEQELVDCSFKNYGCNGGLINNAFEDMIELGGICTDDDYPYVSDAPNLCNIDRCTEKYGIKNYLSVPDNKLKEALRFLGPISISIAVSDDFPFYKEGIFDGECGDELNHAVMLVGFGMKEIVNPLTKKGEKHYYYIIKNSWGQQWGERGFINIETDESGLMRKCGLGTDAFIPLIE; encoded by the coding sequence atggatTACCACATGGATTATATTCCGAATGAGGTAATTTCTCATCAAGGAGAAAGATTTGTCGACAAATATGTTGATAgaaaaattttaaagaataaaaaatcattgttagttattatttcattatcaGTACTTTCAGTAGttggttttattttattttattttactccAAATTTTAGAAAAAgtgatttatttaaaaactcTTCagttgaaaataataatgatgactatataataaatagcTTGCTAAAAAGCCCTAATGGCAAGAAATTTATCGTCTCAAAAATTGATGAAGCCTTATCATtctatgataataaaatgaaagatataaataaaaacaataacaataatactTCATCCGATTTTAAAGGTCTTAGCttatttaaagaaaacaaaccatcaaataattttattcataatgaaaattattttataaatgtttttGATCATAAATTCTTAATGAATAATGTAGAACATATAAACCAATTTTATACGTTTATAAAaactaataataaacaatataattcTCCGAATGAAATGAAGGAAAGATTTCAAGTATTCTTACAAAATGCACACAAAGTAAAAATgcataacaataataaaaagagtttatataaaaaagaattaaatagaTTTGCTGATTTAACTTATCACGAATTTAAAAGTAAATATCTTACTTTAAGATCTTCGAAACCATTAAAGAAttctaaatatttattagatcaaataaattatgacgccgtaataaaaaaatataaaggaaatgaaaattttgatCATGCAGCTTATGATTGGAGATTACATAGTGGTGTAACACCTGTAAAGGATCAAAAAAATTGTGGATCTTGCTGGGCCTTTAGTAGTATAGGTTCCGTAGAATCACAATATGCTatcagaaaaaataaattaataaccTTAAGTGAACAAGAATTAGTAGATTgttcatttaaaaattatggtTGTAATGGAGGTCTCATTAATAATGCCTTTGAGGATATGATTGAACTTGGGGGTATATGTACAGATGATGATTATCCATATGTAAGTGATGCTCCaaatttatgtaatatagaTAGATGTACTGAAAAATATGGAatcaaaaattatttatctgTACcagataataaattaaaagaagcACTTAGATTCTTGGGACCTATTAGTATTAGTATAGCCGTATCAGATGATTTTCCGTTTTACAAAGAAGGTATTTTTGATGGAGAATGTGGTGATGAATTAAATCATGCCGTTATGCTTGTAGGTTTTGGTATGAAAGAAATTGTTAATCCATTAACTAAGAAAGGAgaaaaacattattattatataattaagaaCTCATGGGGACAACAATGGGGAGAAAGAGGTTTCATAAATATTGAAACAGATGAATCAGGATTAATGAGAAAATGTGGACTAGGTACTGATGCATTCATTCCATTaattgaataa
- a CDS encoding cysteine proteinase falcipain 3, with protein MEYHMEYSPNEVIKQEREVFVGKEKSGSKFKRKRSIFIVLTVSICFMFALMLFYFTRNENNKTLFTNSLSNNINDDYIINSLLKSESGKKFIVSKLEELISSYDKEKKMRTTGAEENNMNMNGIDDKDNKSVSFVNKKNGNLKVNNNNQVSYSNLFDTKFLMDNLETVNLFYIFLKENNKKYETSEEMQKRFIIFSENYRKIELHNKKTNSLYKRGMNKFGDLSPEEFRSKYLNLKTHGPFKTLSPPVSYEANYEDVIKKYKPADAKLDRIAYDWRLHGGVTPVKDQALCGSCWAFSSVGSVESQYAIRKKALFLFSEQELVDCSVKNNGCYGGYITNAFDDMIDLGGLCSQDDYPYVSNLPETCNLKRCNERYTIKSYVSIPDDKFKEALRYLGPISISIAASDDFAFYRGGFYDGECGAAPNHAVILVGYGMKDIYNEDTGRMEKFYYYIIKNSWGSDWGEGGYINLETDENGYKKTCSIGTEAYVPLLE; from the coding sequence ATGGAATATCATATGGAATATTCACCGAACGAGGTGATTAAACAAGAAAGAGAAGTATTTgtaggaaaagaaaaaagtggcagcaaatttaaaagaaagaGATCTATTTTTATAGTTCTTACAGTATCAATATGTTTTATGTTTGCTttaatgttattttattttacaagaaatgaaaataacAAGACCTTGTTTACTAATAgtttatcaaataatataaacgatgattacataataaattcattattaaaaagtgAGAGTGGTAAAAAATTCATTGTATCAAAACTTGAAGAATTAATATCTTCTTATgataaagagaaaaaaatgagaacTACTGGAGCAGAAGAAAATAACATGAATATGAATGGTATAGAcgataaagataataaaagtgTTAGttttgttaataaaaaaaatgggaATTTAAAagtgaataataataatcaagtTTCTTATAGTAATCTTTTTGatacaaaatttttaatgGATAATTTAGAGActgtaaatttattttatatctttttaaaagagaataataagaaatatgaaaCATCGGAAGAAATGCAAAAGagatttataatattttcagaAAATTACAGAAAGATAGAATTACATAACAAAAAAACTAATAGTTTATATAAAAGGGGTATGAACAAATTTGGAGATTTGTCCCCCGAAGAATTTAGaagtaaatatttaaatttaaaaacacATGGTCCATTCAAAACATTATCACCACCTGTATCATATGAAGCAAATTACGAAGATGtaattaagaaatataaaccAGCTGATGCTAAATTAGATCGTATAGCATATGATTGGAGATTACATGGTGGTGTAACACCAGTTAAGGATCAAGCATTATGTGGATCATGTTGGGCTTTTAGTAGTGTAGGTTCTGTAGAATCACAATATGCTATAAGAAAGAAAgcattgtttttatttagtGAACAGGAACTAGTTGATTGTTCAGTTAAAAATAATGGTTGTTATGGTGGATATATAACTAATGCTTTTGATGATATGATTGATCTTGGAGGATTATGTTCTCAAGATGATTATCCATATGTTAGTAATTTACCAGAAACTTGTAATCTTAAAAGATGTAACGAGAGATATACAATCAAATCATATGTATCTATACCAGATGATAAATTTAAAGAAGCCTTAAGATATCTAGGACCTATTAGTATTAGTATAGCAGCTTCAGATGATTTCGCCTTTTATAGAGGAGGTTTTTATGATGGAGAATGTGGAGCAGCACCAAATCATGCGGTTATACTTGTAGGTTATGGTATGaaagatatttataatgaagATACTGGAAGAATGGAAAaattctattattatatcattaaaaaCTCATGGGGATCTGATTGGGGAGAAGGAGGATATATTAATCTAGAAACTGATGAAAATGGATACAAAAAAACTTGTTCAATTGGAACAGAAGCTTATGTACCATTACTtgaataa